The Tautonia plasticadhaerens nucleotide sequence CCCCTCGTCGTCCACCCCGGCGTCGAAGACCGGGACGATGTGGCCGTGCCTGAGCCGTCCCGCCGCCCTCGCCTCGCGGAGGAACCGCTCGACGGCCGAGGGAGACTCCAGCACGCCCGGGTGCGGCACCTTCAGGGCGACGTCCCGATCGAGCTGGGGATCGTACGCGCAGTAGACCGCGCCGAACGCCCCGGAGCCGATCTCACGCTTGACCCGGTATCGGCCGACGTGCAATGGCGCCGCCGACCCGGCTCGGACGCGATGCCCTTCCCCCTCGACGAAGGTGGTCAGCTCCAGGGTCCCGGCGGAGCCGACCCGCCCGGCCTCGGGGATCTCCACCGTCGCGCCGGAGAACGTCGTCCGCTCGCCGCAGATCGGGCAGCGCACGGGCTGCCCTGTGAGGGATTCGTCGAAGCGGTTCGACCGCCCGCACGACGGGTTCGGGCATCGGACGGTCACGGGCATGGGCGGGCCTTGGGGCGGATCGGATCGGGACGTTCGGCGAGCGGGGCGGGTCGAGCGGCCTCCCCGCTCGCGAGGGCCGGCGACCGGCCCTGAGCCACCTATCGTATGCCGGGGACCGACCCCGTGGCCACCGGCCGTCGGGGAGACTCGAACCCCCTATGACCTGGGGTGGAACATGTTCCAGAGCAGCCAGGCCCCCATCACGACGGCGATCGAGTATCCGGCGATCCCCAGCCCCGTCCAGCCGACCCCGGCGGCGATGATCAGCGAGGAGCCGACGATCAGACCGGCGATGACGATGCCGGCGGCCAGCGAGTTCCCCGTCCGGGTCAGCTCGCCGACGAGCTGCTCGAACCGGTTCAGGTCGAACGTCACGCGCAGTTCGCCCCTGCGGATCGATTCGAGCGACTGGCCGAGGACCTCGGGCAGCAGCGTCGCCACCCGCTGCACGTCCTCGGCGGTCCGGCCGGCGGCGGCGAGCAGCCTCCAGGGGCTGTATCGCCTCCGGGTCAGCTCGGCGACATAGGGCCGGGCGTGCGAGGCGATGTCGAAATGCGGGTCGAGGTACCGACCGACGCTCTCGATCGTCACCAGCGCCCGGATCAGGAGCATCAAGTCCGGGGGGAGCCTGAGGCTGTGCGAGCGGATCAGGGCCACCAGCTCGCCGAGGAGCTTTGAGAGGTCGATCGAGTCGAGCGTCAGCTCGGAATAGGTCAGGACCATCTCGCCGATGTCGCGCCGGAGGCCGCGATAGTCGACCCCCTCCCCGCTGATCTCCAACTCGTCGAGCGCCCGCATGACGCGGTCGGTGTCCTGGGCCATCAGGCCGAGCAGCAGGTCGGCGATCCGCTCCCGGCTGGGCAGGTCGAGCTGGCCGAAGAGGCCGTAATCAAGCTGGGCGACCACGCCGTCGGCCATCACCCGGATGTTCCCCGCGTGCGGGTCGGCGTGGAAGAGTCCATAGGTGAAGATCTGCTTGGCCAGCAGGGTGCCCCCCCGGGAGGCGACCTCCCTCGGGTCCAGCCCCAGGGCGCGGATGCCGTCGAGGTCGTCGACGCCGACGCCGTCGATCCGCTCCATCGTCAGCACGCGGCCGGTCGACAGCGAGTCGATCGCCTCGGGGACGCGGACGAACGGCATGCCCGCCTGCTGGAGCCGACACCGCTGCATGGTCCGGCGCTCGGCGTTGAGGTCCAGCTCCCGCTTGAGGTTCCGCTCGAACTCCTTCGCCAGCGCCACGGGCCGGGCTGCGGCCAGCCAGGGGATCCGCCGCTCGGCCAGGTGGGCGAGGTTCTTCAAGATATCCAGGTCCGCCTGCACGACCTTCTCGATCCCCGGCCGACGGACCTTCAGGACGACCTGGCGGCCGTCGGGCAGGGTGGCGGCGTGGACCTGGGAGATGGAGGCCGAGGCCAGCGGCGTCGGGTCGATCACCCCGAACAGCTCGCCGGGGTGGGCGAAGTCGGCCCGGAGGATCGCCTCGGCCTCCTCGAACGGGAAGGGGCGGACCTCGTCCCGCAGCAGGCTCAGCTCCTGGATGTAAGGGTCCGGCAGCAGGTCGGGGCGGCCGCTGAGCAGCTGGCCGAGCTTGACGAAGGTCGGCCCGAGGTCCTCCAGGACCATGCGGAGCCGCTGGGCTCGGTCGCTGGGCGGGACGTTCTCCTCCCCCAGCGCCAGGTTCTCCAGCGGCCGGACGATGCCCTCCAGGTGCATCGCCGAGACGATGTCCTGGTAGCCGTACTTCATCAGCGTGGCGAGGATCTGCCGGTATCGCGGCAGGTCCCTCAAGTGGACGACGGTTTCTCGGAGCACCGGGCGTCGGGCCTTTCGATCGGGCTCGGGTCGGCCGACGGGCCCCGGCCCGTCCGTCCCCCGCCAGCCTACTCGAAGCCCGCCCGGCGCCTCAAGCGACGACGGGCCACGCCCCCCGGGCCGAGGGCGGGGTTGTGGGGTACCCGAGATCCGGGGTAAACTGGTTGTTGCATGAGGTTCCGCAGCAAACTGCCGTCGGAACGACCCCGGCCCGAAACCCTGGGATGACCTAATGCCCGTCGATCAATCCGTCGAATCGCCCGTCCGGGTCATCAGCGACGCCGATGACCTGGCCGAGGCTCGGCTGGAAGCCGCCGGCTTCATCTTCCACGGTACGGTCCCCGAGCCCGAGGCCCCCCGAAAGGCCGTCCGAGCGACCACC carries:
- a CDS encoding ABC1 kinase family protein, which codes for MLRETVVHLRDLPRYRQILATLMKYGYQDIVSAMHLEGIVRPLENLALGEENVPPSDRAQRLRMVLEDLGPTFVKLGQLLSGRPDLLPDPYIQELSLLRDEVRPFPFEEAEAILRADFAHPGELFGVIDPTPLASASISQVHAATLPDGRQVVLKVRRPGIEKVVQADLDILKNLAHLAERRIPWLAAARPVALAKEFERNLKRELDLNAERRTMQRCRLQQAGMPFVRVPEAIDSLSTGRVLTMERIDGVGVDDLDGIRALGLDPREVASRGGTLLAKQIFTYGLFHADPHAGNIRVMADGVVAQLDYGLFGQLDLPSRERIADLLLGLMAQDTDRVMRALDELEISGEGVDYRGLRRDIGEMVLTYSELTLDSIDLSKLLGELVALIRSHSLRLPPDLMLLIRALVTIESVGRYLDPHFDIASHARPYVAELTRRRYSPWRLLAAAGRTAEDVQRVATLLPEVLGQSLESIRRGELRVTFDLNRFEQLVGELTRTGNSLAAGIVIAGLIVGSSLIIAAGVGWTGLGIAGYSIAVVMGAWLLWNMFHPRS